One Drosophila subobscura isolate 14011-0131.10 chromosome U, UCBerk_Dsub_1.0, whole genome shotgun sequence DNA window includes the following coding sequences:
- the LOC117902467 gene encoding cullin-2: MSLKPKIVEFVDVWPRLRCIAESVITLSKVERAVWNTSFSDVYTLCVAQPEPMADRLYTETKHFLEKHVQEMLAQKVLSETDAANANKSLSKPDLLQRYYTTWMEYSQGIKYLHQLYIYLNQQHIKKQKITDTESFYGNVSGDAAEQMEIGELGLDIWRLYMVEYLATELVRHVLEGIAADRASNGTLDHHRVQIINGVIHSFVEVQDYKKSGSLKLYQDLFEAPMLEASGAYYTDEANKLLQRCTVSQYMQEVIRILEYESRRAQKFLHVSSLAKLRKQCEEKFINDRLGFIYSECREMVSEERRQDLRNMYIVLKPIPDHLKSELIQTFLEHIKNEGLETVSALKGENIHISFVENMLKVHQKYQELIGDVFENDSLFLSALDKACASVINRRPSERVPCRSAEYVARYCDTLLKKSKTCEAEIDQKLTNNITIFKYIEDKDVYQKFYSRLLAKRLIHEQSQSMDAEEGMINRLKQACGYEFTNKLHRMFTDISVSTDLNNKFNTHLKDTNVELGINLSIKVLQAGAWPLGSTQVIPFAVPQEFEKSIKMFEDYYHKLFSGRKLTWLHHMCHGELKLSHLKKSYIVTMQTYQMAIILLFETCDSLSCREIQNTLQLNDETFQKHMQPMIESKLLNASSENLAGETRIDLNMEYTNKRTKFKISSALQKETPQEVEHTINSVDEDRKLFLQAAIVRIMKARKVLKHNALIQEVLSLSKVSFTPNIAMIKKCVESLIDKQYIERTANSGDEYSYMA, encoded by the exons ATGTCTCTGAAGCCAAAAATAGTGGAATTTGTTGATGTTTGGCCGCGCTTGCGCTGCATAGCAGAGTCGGTGATAACATTGAGCAAAGTGGAACGGGCCGTATGGAATACGAGTTTTAG CGATGTATATACGTTGTGCGTGGCGCAGCCGGAACCGATGGCCGATCGTCTGTACACCGAGACAAAGCATTTCCTCGAGAAGCACGTACAGGAGATGCTCGCCCAGAAGGTGCTCTCGGAGACGGATGCAGCCAATGCGAACAAATCCCTCAGCAAGCCGGACTTACTGCAGCGCTACTACACCACCTGGATGGAGTATAGCCAGGGCATCAAGTATCTGCATCAGTTGTACAT CTATCTGAACCAGCAGCATATCAAGAAACAAAAGATCACCGACACGGAATCGTTCTACGGCAATGTGTCGGGCGATGCAGCCGAACAGATGGAGATTGGTGAGCTTGGCCTGGACATATGGCGACTGTATATGGTCGAGTATTTGGCAACGGAGCTGGTGCGACACGTCCTAGAAGGCATTGCCGCGGATCGGGCCAGCAACGGCACCCTCGACCATCATCGAGTGCAGATCATCAACGGTGTCATCCACAGTTTCGTCGAGGTGCAGGACTATAAGAAGAGCGGCTCGCTGAAGCTCTACCAGGATCTATTTGAGGCACCCATGCTGGAGGCCAGCGGCGCCTACTACACAGACGAGGCcaacaagctgctgcagcgatgCACCGTCTCGCAGTACATGCAGGAGGTGATCCGGATACTGGAGTACGAAAGCAGACGGGCACAAAAATTCCTGCATGTCAGCTCGCTGGCCAAGCTGCGGAAACAGTGCGAGGAGAAGTTTATTAACGATCGTCTGGGCTTTATCTACTCGGAGTGTCGCGAGATGGTGTCCGAGGAGCGGCGACAGGATCTGCGGAATATGTACATCGTACTGAAGCCCATACCCGATCATTTAAAGTCCGAGCTCATCCAAACCTTCCTCGAACACATCAAGAACGAGGGCCTGGAGACGGTGTCGGCGCTAAAGGGCGAGAATATACACATCTCCTTCGTTGAGAATATGCTGAAGGTGCATCAGAAGTATCAAGAGCTGATCGGCGATGTCTTTGAGAACGACTCACTGTTCCTGAGCGCCCTGGACAAGGCGTGCGCCAGTGTGATCAATCGTCGGCCCAGTGAGCGTGTGCCATGTCGCAGTGCAGAGTATGTGGCCCGGTATTGTGACACTCTTCTGAAGAAATCGAAGACCTGCGAGGCAGAAATCGATCAGAAGCTCACCAACAACATCACCATATTCAAGTACATCGAGGACAAGGATGTCTATCAAAAGTTCTACAGTCGATTGCTAGCCAAGCGACTGATACACGAGCAGAGCCAGAGTATGGATGCGGAGGAGGGCATGATCAACCGATTAAAG CAAGCCTGCGGTTATGAATTCACCAATAAGCTGCATCGCATGTTTACGGACATTTCGGTGTCGACAGATCTGAACAACAAGTTCAACACTCACCTTAAGGACACCAACGTCGAGCTGG GCATCAATCTGTCGATTAAGGTGCTGCAGGCTGGCGCCTGGCCATTGGGCTCAACGCAGGTTATACCATTTGCCGTGCCACAGGagtttgaaaaatcaattaaaatg TTTGAGGACTAttatcataaattatttagtGGCCGTAAGCTAACGTGGCTTCATCACATGTGCCATGGCGAGCTGAAGCTTAGTCATTTGAAGAAGTCCTATATTGTAACAATGCAAACGTATCAAATGGCGATAATATTGCTGTTCGAGACATGCGACAGCTTGAGCTGTCGGGAGATACAGAACACGCTGCAGCTGAATGATGAAACGTTTCAGAAGCACATGCAGCCAATGATTGAGTCAAAGCTGTTGAATGCCAGCTCAGAGAATCTCGCCGGGGAGACACGTATCGACTTAAATATGGAGTATACAAATAAGCGGACGAAATTTAAGATAAGCTCGGCACTACAAAAGGAAACGCCCCAGGAG gTGGAGCATACGATCAACTCGGTGGATGAGGATCGCAAGCTGTTTCTGCAGGCAGCCATTGTGCGAATTATGAAGGCGCGCAAAGTGTTGAAGCATAATGCGTTAATACAAGAG GTCCTGTCATTATCGAAAGTCAGCTTTACACCCAATATTGCAATGATCAAAAAGTGTGTGGAATCCTTAATTGATAAACAATATATTGAGAGAACTGCTAATTCGGGAGACGAATATAGTTACATGGCCTAG